One Diospyros lotus cultivar Yz01 chromosome 1, ASM1463336v1, whole genome shotgun sequence genomic window carries:
- the LOC127791543 gene encoding LOW QUALITY PROTEIN: protein BOBBER 2 (The sequence of the model RefSeq protein was modified relative to this genomic sequence to represent the inferred CDS: substituted 1 base at 1 genomic stop codon): protein MYHDRKQPPNKGNRPDLDSYSWGRPLQEVTINIPVPPGIKSRFIACEIKKNHLKVGFKGQPXCLQGELLQLVMIDDCFWTLEDKKYISVLLTNQNQMEWWKSVVKGDIEIYTQKVEPKSNQLSDLDPETCSDWKK from the exons ATGTATCATGACAGAAAACAG CCCCCCAATAAAGGCAATCGCCCTGATCTAGACAGTTATTCTTGGGGTCGGCCCTTGCAAGAAGTTACCATCAATATTCCAGTCCCTCCTGGAATTAAGTCAAGGTTCATAGCATGTGAGATAAAGAAAAACCATCTGAAAGTTGGATTCAAGGGTCAGCCTTGATGT CTGCAGGGTGAACTACTTCAGCTGGTCATGATTGATGATTGCTTCTGGACCTTAG AGGATAAGAAATACATCTCTGTACTCCTGACCAACCAAAACCAAATGGAATGGTGGAAGAGTGTGGTGAAAGGTGATATAGAAATTTATACTCAGAAGGTAGAACCCAAAAGCAACCAGCTATCTGATCTTGACCCAGAAACTTGTTCTGACTGGAAAAAATGA